The following are encoded together in the Tatumella ptyseos genome:
- a CDS encoding sn-glycerol-3-phosphate import ATP-binding protein UgpC, producing MATVQLQTLTKSYDGKHQIIKPLNLTINSGEFVVIVGPSGCGKSTLLRMVAGLETVSSGDIWINDQRMTDKEPRERQVAMVFQNYALYPHMTVEQNMGYGLKIRGMNKAEIRQRVLTVAKSLELDLLLTRRPRQLSGGQRQRVAMGRAIIREPAVFLFDEPLSNLDARLRGQMRLELQRLHQRLNITSLYVTHDQVEAMTLADRVLVMNKGVVEQFGSPSEVYQRPQSTFVASFLGAPAMNLLSAELSGDGKTWRVENRFSISLDSLATKPNKPAVTLGIRPEHIKVESVTEEGDGIIIEVDAVEMLGADNIIHGKMGSQPLVIRAAQSICPKVGELIRVTLPADALHYFDTTSGQRLDD from the coding sequence ATGGCAACTGTTCAATTACAAACATTAACGAAAAGTTATGATGGTAAGCATCAAATTATTAAGCCACTCAATCTGACGATTAACTCTGGGGAATTCGTTGTTATTGTTGGCCCTTCAGGATGTGGAAAGTCCACCTTATTACGGATGGTCGCTGGTTTAGAAACCGTGAGCAGCGGCGATATCTGGATTAATGATCAGCGCATGACGGACAAAGAACCCAGAGAGCGTCAAGTCGCGATGGTTTTTCAAAACTATGCACTCTATCCCCATATGACGGTTGAGCAGAACATGGGATATGGCCTGAAAATACGAGGCATGAATAAGGCTGAGATCCGCCAACGTGTTCTGACGGTGGCGAAAAGTTTGGAGCTAGATTTACTACTCACTCGACGGCCTCGACAGCTATCGGGAGGGCAACGCCAACGTGTCGCCATGGGAAGAGCGATCATTCGTGAACCAGCAGTTTTTTTATTTGATGAGCCGCTGTCCAACCTGGATGCTCGGTTACGTGGGCAGATGCGTCTCGAACTTCAGCGATTACACCAACGCTTGAATATCACCAGTTTATACGTCACTCATGATCAAGTTGAGGCTATGACCTTGGCAGATCGTGTACTGGTGATGAACAAAGGCGTTGTGGAACAATTTGGTTCACCCAGTGAAGTCTACCAGCGCCCCCAGTCTACCTTCGTTGCCAGCTTTCTAGGTGCGCCAGCGATGAACTTACTCTCTGCTGAACTCAGTGGAGACGGTAAAACCTGGAGAGTTGAGAACCGTTTTTCTATTTCCTTAGATTCTTTGGCGACTAAGCCGAACAAACCGGCAGTGACTCTCGGTATACGCCCAGAACATATTAAGGTTGAATCAGTGACAGAAGAGGGGGACGGCATAATCATTGAGGTCGATGCAGTAGAAATGCTCGGTGCCGATAATATCATTCATGGTAAAATGGGAAGCCAACCTTTGGTTATTCGTGCTGCGCAATCGATCTGCCCAAAAGTAGGCGAGTTGATAAGGGTGACGCTCCCAGCCGATGCCTTACATTATTTTGATACCACCTCAGGACAGCGTTTAGATGATTAA
- the ugpQ gene encoding glycerophosphodiester phosphodiesterase, whose translation MINKDWPYPRIVAHRGGGKLAPENTLAAIDCGHRYGHTMIEFDAKLSADQQVFLLHDDTLTRTTYSRGVAGDMTWETLKRLDAGSWFSEQFAGEGLAHLADVAKRCQQYGLLANIEIKPTTGLEAATGTLVARAAAEYWREMTVPLLSSFSCAALFAAKQEQPELPRGYLMHEWQEDWLTTTQQLECVSLHLNYRLLTPERINQIKQAGLRILAYTVNDPLKARELLDLGVDAICTDYIDQIGPQFPH comes from the coding sequence ATGATTAATAAAGATTGGCCTTACCCAAGAATTGTCGCTCATCGGGGCGGAGGAAAATTAGCACCAGAGAACACCTTAGCGGCCATTGACTGTGGACACCGTTATGGCCATACCATGATTGAGTTCGATGCCAAACTATCAGCGGATCAGCAAGTTTTTTTGCTCCACGATGATACGCTCACTCGCACCACCTACTCACGAGGGGTGGCAGGGGATATGACTTGGGAGACCTTAAAACGATTAGATGCAGGCTCATGGTTTTCTGAGCAATTTGCAGGAGAGGGACTGGCACATCTAGCTGATGTTGCGAAACGCTGTCAGCAATATGGACTGTTAGCCAATATCGAGATTAAACCGACAACGGGTTTAGAAGCCGCTACTGGAACCTTAGTCGCCCGCGCCGCAGCGGAATATTGGCGAGAGATGACGGTACCGCTATTGTCGTCATTTTCTTGTGCCGCACTATTTGCCGCCAAACAGGAACAGCCAGAGCTTCCACGTGGTTATTTAATGCATGAATGGCAAGAGGATTGGCTGACTACTACTCAACAACTAGAGTGTGTCTCCTTACATCTCAATTATCGTCTATTAACGCCAGAACGAATCAACCAAATTAAGCAGGCCGGGTTGCGTATTCTTGCTTATACCGTCAACGACCCGCTTAAGGCTCGCGAATTATTAGATCTTGGGGTCGATGCGATTTGCACGGATTATATCGATCAAATCGGTCCACAATTCCCTCACTAG
- a CDS encoding pirin family protein produces MIYIRNAQERGHAHHGWLDSWHTFSFADYYDPNFMGFSALRVINEDTIAASKGFGTHPHQNMEILTYVLSGVVEHQDSMGNKEQIPAGEFQIMSAGTGVRHSEYNPDPQQALHLYQIWVIPDQQDITPRYEQRKFPEQSGRQFILTPDARENSLKVHQDMTLSRWVLSAGEVGNIDVDPSRKIWVQVVKGKVSVNEQQLETSDAAAVWDEKRLTFSANQPTEILIFDLPPV; encoded by the coding sequence ATGATTTATATCCGTAACGCGCAAGAACGTGGCCATGCTCACCATGGCTGGTTGGATAGCTGGCATACATTTTCATTTGCAGACTACTATGATCCGAATTTCATGGGGTTTTCTGCATTACGCGTGATTAATGAAGATACTATTGCGGCGAGTAAAGGATTTGGTACCCACCCTCATCAGAATATGGAAATCCTAACTTATGTTCTCTCAGGTGTCGTTGAACACCAAGATAGCATGGGAAATAAAGAACAAATTCCTGCGGGCGAATTTCAGATTATGAGTGCGGGGACTGGCGTTCGTCATTCAGAATACAATCCTGACCCGCAACAGGCTTTGCACCTTTATCAAATTTGGGTCATACCCGACCAGCAAGATATTACGCCTCGTTATGAGCAGCGTAAATTTCCTGAACAATCAGGCCGCCAATTTATTTTGACACCTGATGCACGGGAAAACTCGTTGAAAGTCCATCAGGACATGACCTTATCACGCTGGGTACTCTCTGCAGGAGAAGTGGGGAATATTGATGTTGATCCCTCACGTAAGATTTGGGTTCAAGTCGTTAAAGGGAAGGTATCGGTCAACGAGCAGCAACTTGAGACGAGCGATGCGGCGGCGGTATGGGATGAAAAACGTCTTACTTTCTCTGCCAATCAACCTACGGAAATCTTGATTTTCGATTTACCGCCAGTCTAA
- the gntR gene encoding gluconate operon transcriptional repressor GntR, with amino-acid sequence MKKKRPILQDVADRVGITKMTVSRYLRNPQQVSAPLGEKIAIALDELGYIPNRVPDMLSNATSRAIGILLPSLTNHVFADVLQGIESVTDKAGYQTLVAHFGYHAEKEERQLRSLLGWNVDGVILTERQHTPGTLRMLEVAGIPVVEIMDSSSPYLDMAVGFDNIAAARQMTESMIAQSHQHLVYLGARLDERTLQKKAGYIQAMEQAGLVPRTVMSEQPSSFSTGGELLKLAQQRYPDVDGIFCTNDDLAIGAMFECQRQGISVPNQMAIAGFHGHDITENVSPTLATVVTPRKKMGKIAAEMLLTRLAGKQNESDCIDLGFSLRMGGSI; translated from the coding sequence ATGAAGAAAAAAAGACCGATATTACAAGACGTTGCTGATCGTGTAGGGATCACTAAGATGACGGTCAGTCGTTATCTGCGTAATCCGCAACAAGTTTCTGCGCCACTTGGCGAAAAGATTGCCATTGCGCTTGATGAGCTTGGTTATATTCCTAACCGCGTACCCGATATGCTATCGAATGCGACAAGCCGAGCGATTGGTATATTACTGCCTTCTTTAACGAACCATGTTTTTGCTGATGTGTTACAAGGTATTGAGTCAGTCACTGACAAAGCTGGATATCAAACGTTAGTTGCTCACTTTGGTTATCATGCCGAGAAAGAAGAACGCCAACTTCGCTCTTTACTGGGATGGAACGTTGATGGGGTAATCTTAACGGAGCGCCAACACACACCAGGTACACTTCGTATGTTAGAAGTTGCGGGAATACCTGTAGTCGAAATTATGGATTCGTCCTCACCTTATCTCGATATGGCGGTAGGGTTTGATAACATTGCGGCAGCCCGTCAAATGACTGAAAGTATGATTGCCCAAAGCCATCAGCATCTCGTCTATCTTGGCGCTCGACTTGACGAACGAACGCTACAGAAAAAAGCTGGGTATATTCAGGCGATGGAGCAAGCAGGATTAGTACCGCGTACAGTGATGAGTGAGCAGCCTTCTTCTTTTAGTACCGGGGGCGAATTATTAAAGTTGGCCCAACAGCGTTACCCAGACGTTGATGGAATATTTTGTACTAACGATGACCTTGCGATCGGTGCGATGTTTGAGTGTCAGAGGCAAGGTATTTCCGTCCCGAATCAGATGGCGATTGCCGGTTTTCATGGCCACGACATTACTGAGAACGTCTCCCCGACCTTAGCCACCGTTGTGACGCCGCGAAAAAAAATGGGCAAAATTGCTGCCGAGATGCTACTCACACGCTTAGCTGGAAAGCAAAATGAATCAGACTGCATCGATTTAGGATTTTCCCTTAGAATGGGAGGCAGTATTTAA
- the gntK gene encoding gluconokinase encodes MTEASSQHYVFVLMGVSGSGKSVVANQVSQKLQTAFLDGDFLHPRSNILKMAEGEPLNDQDRAPWLQAINDAAFAMQRTQKVSIIVCSSLKKSYRDILRNGNKNLKFIYLKGDFETIEQRLKARKGHFFKTNMLVTQFDTLEEPNGSESDVLVVDISHSLDDVIAETVATIKNNIQ; translated from the coding sequence ATGACAGAAGCCTCTTCTCAACATTATGTATTTGTCCTGATGGGTGTCTCAGGTAGCGGAAAATCAGTTGTTGCTAATCAAGTCTCACAGAAGCTACAAACTGCATTTCTAGACGGTGATTTCTTACACCCTCGTTCTAATATTTTAAAAATGGCGGAAGGTGAGCCACTGAACGATCAAGACAGAGCCCCTTGGTTACAGGCCATTAATGATGCTGCCTTCGCCATGCAGCGCACCCAAAAAGTCTCCATCATTGTCTGCTCGTCCTTAAAGAAAAGTTACCGAGATATCCTACGTAACGGTAATAAAAACCTTAAATTTATTTACTTAAAAGGTGACTTCGAGACCATTGAGCAGCGTCTCAAAGCGCGCAAGGGACACTTCTTCAAAACGAACATGTTAGTGACTCAATTCGACACCTTAGAAGAACCCAATGGTTCAGAATCTGATGTATTAGTCGTTGATATTAGCCATTCACTCGACGATGTCATTGCTGAGACCGTTGCAACGATTAAAAATAATATTCAATAA
- the gntU gene encoding gluconate transporter, producing MSTATLVLTAAGSVILLLFLVMKARMHAFVALMLVSVGAGIFSGMPLDKITDTMQKGMGGTLGFLAVVVALGAMFGKILHETGAVDQIAIRMLKTFGEKRSHFAMGAAGFICALPLFFEVAIVLLISIAFAVARRTNDNMVKLVIPLFAGVAAAAAFVLPGPAPMLLASQMHADFGWMILLGLCAAIPGMLIAGPLFGNFIAKRVQFAAPAADSFPEVAKDKLPSFGFSLSLILFPLILVGLKTIAANFIDKGSRLYECFEFIGHPFIAILIAVLITIYGLAYRQGMDKSRVMAICGEALQPAGIILLVIGAGGVFKQVLVDSGVGPALGHSLTGLGLPVALSCFILAGVVRIIQGSATVACLTAVGLIMPVIEPLHYSGAQLAALSICIGGGSIIVSHVNDAGFWLFGRFTGATEVETLKTWTMMETILGVTGGIIGMVAFELLS from the coding sequence ATGAGCACGGCAACACTCGTTTTAACGGCAGCAGGCTCTGTCATACTGCTGCTTTTTTTAGTCATGAAAGCGCGGATGCATGCTTTTGTCGCACTAATGCTCGTTTCTGTCGGTGCAGGTATTTTTTCTGGAATGCCACTGGATAAAATTACTGACACCATGCAAAAGGGGATGGGGGGCACGCTAGGCTTCTTGGCCGTGGTGGTCGCACTTGGAGCGATGTTCGGTAAAATTTTGCATGAAACTGGCGCAGTTGACCAGATAGCGATAAGGATGTTGAAAACCTTTGGTGAAAAGCGTTCCCACTTTGCGATGGGAGCCGCAGGCTTTATCTGTGCGCTGCCGCTATTTTTCGAAGTCGCAATCGTCTTGCTTATCAGTATTGCTTTTGCGGTGGCGCGTCGTACCAACGACAATATGGTGAAACTGGTCATCCCGTTGTTCGCGGGTGTTGCAGCAGCGGCGGCATTCGTATTACCGGGACCTGCACCAATGCTTCTGGCTTCACAAATGCATGCAGATTTTGGCTGGATGATCTTACTCGGCCTCTGTGCGGCGATTCCTGGAATGCTTATCGCGGGTCCTCTCTTCGGTAATTTTATCGCGAAGCGCGTGCAATTTGCCGCTCCAGCTGCTGATAGTTTCCCTGAAGTCGCTAAAGATAAACTGCCTTCTTTTGGTTTTAGCTTATCATTGATCCTTTTCCCTCTCATTTTGGTCGGCTTAAAAACAATCGCGGCTAATTTTATCGATAAAGGCAGCCGTTTATATGAGTGCTTTGAATTTATTGGCCACCCTTTCATCGCGATTCTGATTGCCGTACTAATTACCATTTATGGTTTGGCTTATCGCCAAGGAATGGATAAGTCTCGAGTGATGGCGATTTGTGGTGAAGCCTTGCAACCTGCTGGGATTATCCTACTGGTAATCGGTGCGGGCGGTGTTTTCAAACAAGTGCTCGTCGATTCAGGTGTCGGTCCAGCACTGGGACACTCCTTAACAGGCTTAGGGCTACCTGTCGCGCTTTCTTGTTTTATCTTAGCTGGCGTGGTTCGTATTATTCAAGGGTCGGCGACAGTCGCGTGTTTGACGGCGGTAGGGCTTATCATGCCCGTGATTGAACCGTTACATTACAGTGGTGCTCAGTTGGCAGCACTTTCAATTTGTATCGGTGGAGGCTCAATTATTGTGAGTCACGTCAACGACGCGGGCTTCTGGTTGTTTGGGCGTTTTACCGGAGCGACTGAAGTAGAAACTCTCAAGACCTGGACAATGATGGAGACCATCCTTGGCGTTACCGGGGGGATTATTGGTATGGTCGCCTTCGAATTACTGTCCTAA
- a CDS encoding YhgN family NAAT transporter — protein sequence MTELFSAAVLLILIMDPLGNLPIFMSVLKHIDPKRRRVIIIRELLIALVIMLLFLFTGEKMLAFLNLRAESVSISGGIILFLIAIKMIFPSPESSTSGLPAGEEPFLVPLAIPLLAGPSLLATLMLMSHQYPGNMSLLILALFIAWGITAAILMMSGLFLRLLGSKGVNALERLMGLILIMIATQMFLDGIRAYLKL from the coding sequence ATGACTGAACTTTTTTCTGCCGCAGTGTTACTGATTTTGATTATGGATCCGCTGGGTAACCTACCGATTTTTATGTCAGTACTGAAGCATATTGATCCTAAGCGCCGCCGAGTCATCATTATCCGTGAACTCCTGATTGCCTTGGTGATTATGTTGCTATTTCTATTCACCGGCGAAAAAATGTTGGCCTTCCTGAACTTACGCGCGGAATCGGTCTCCATCTCAGGGGGAATTATTTTATTCTTGATCGCGATAAAAATGATTTTCCCTTCACCTGAATCATCTACTTCAGGACTCCCCGCAGGGGAGGAGCCTTTTTTAGTCCCCCTAGCTATTCCTCTATTAGCCGGACCTTCGCTACTTGCAACACTCATGCTGATGTCACATCAGTACCCCGGAAATATGAGCCTGTTAATACTTGCGCTTTTTATTGCGTGGGGAATTACTGCTGCAATCCTAATGATGTCAGGACTATTTTTGCGTTTATTAGGATCAAAAGGTGTCAATGCACTTGAGCGATTGATGGGGCTAATTCTGATAATGATTGCGACACAGATGTTTTTAGATGGGATTAGAGCTTACCTAAAACTCTAA
- the asd gene encoding aspartate-semialdehyde dehydrogenase → MKNVGFIGWRGMVGSVLMSRMNEENDFSVINPVFFSTSQHGQPAPVFGGHSQGTLQDAYDIDALTSLDIIVTCQGGDYTSDVYPRLRQAGWQGYWIDAASTLRMADEAIIILDPVNQKVITDGINRGVKTFVGGNCTVSLMLMSLGGLFSQNLVEWASVATYQAASGGGARHMRELLTQMGMLHDHVATSLQNPASAILDIERSVTDFTRSGTLPTDNFGVPLAGSLIPWIDKQLPSGQSKEEWKGQAETNKILATQQIIPVDGLCVRVGALRCHSQAFTLKLKQDIPLADIEQMLGAHNPWVKVVPNDRELTMRELTPAAVTGTLITPVGRLRKLNMGPEYLSAFTVGDQLLWGAAEPLRRMLRQLVG, encoded by the coding sequence ATGAAAAATGTAGGGTTTATCGGGTGGCGTGGCATGGTAGGTTCCGTGCTAATGTCGCGTATGAATGAAGAAAATGACTTCTCTGTCATTAATCCAGTCTTTTTTTCCACTTCACAACACGGACAACCAGCGCCTGTTTTTGGCGGTCATAGCCAAGGAACCTTACAGGATGCGTACGATATTGATGCCTTAACGAGCCTCGATATCATTGTTACCTGCCAAGGTGGGGACTATACCAGTGATGTTTATCCACGTTTGCGTCAAGCGGGATGGCAAGGCTACTGGATTGATGCAGCCTCGACGCTTCGAATGGCCGATGAGGCGATTATTATCCTTGATCCAGTGAACCAAAAAGTCATTACTGATGGGATTAATCGCGGTGTAAAAACCTTCGTTGGCGGTAACTGTACCGTTAGTTTGATGTTGATGTCATTGGGCGGGTTATTCTCACAAAATCTCGTTGAATGGGCTTCTGTAGCGACCTATCAGGCTGCATCGGGTGGCGGTGCGCGTCATATGCGTGAATTGCTGACGCAGATGGGTATGCTTCATGATCATGTGGCAACCTCATTACAGAATCCGGCTTCGGCCATTTTAGATATTGAGCGCAGTGTCACCGATTTTACCCGCTCGGGAACCTTACCGACGGATAACTTCGGTGTCCCGTTGGCAGGAAGCCTTATTCCTTGGATCGATAAGCAATTACCGAGTGGTCAAAGTAAAGAAGAGTGGAAGGGACAAGCCGAAACCAACAAAATTCTGGCGACCCAACAGATTATCCCTGTTGATGGGTTATGTGTACGAGTGGGGGCATTACGTTGCCACAGTCAAGCCTTCACTCTTAAATTGAAACAAGACATCCCGTTGGCAGATATCGAGCAAATGCTTGGAGCACATAATCCTTGGGTTAAAGTTGTTCCTAACGATCGTGAGTTGACGATGCGCGAACTGACACCTGCTGCAGTGACGGGTACTCTTATTACACCGGTTGGACGCCTTCGTAAATTAAATATGGGCCCTGAGTATCTCTCTGCCTTTACCGTGGGGGATCAGCTGCTGTGGGGCGCCGCAGAGCCGCTAAGAAGAATGTTACGCCAGTTGGTAGGCTAG
- the glpD gene encoding glycerol-3-phosphate dehydrogenase, which yields METKDLIVIGGGINGAGIAVDAAGRGLSVLLLEAKDFACATSSASSKLIHGGLRYLEHYEFRLVSEALAEREVLLKMAPQLAFPMRFRLPHQPHLRPAWMIRVGLFMYDHLGKRTSLAASKSLKFGSQSALKPDITRGFEYSDCWVDDARMVVVNAQEVVEKGGEVRTRTKVTRAWREKGLWQVEAENVDTGEVLRWQAKGLVNAAGPWVKEIFDNQLEIKSPYGIRLIKGSHIVVPKAHDEKQAYILQNEDNRIVFVIPWMDEFSIIGTTDVEYKGDPLAVKIDEKETAYLLKVYNQYFKRQLGTEDIVWSYSGVRPLCDDESDSPQAITRDYTLDVHDEQGSAPLLSVFGGKLTTYRKLAEHALEKLTKYYPNIGPAWTKECVLPGGHFTGTREAFTQNLRKRYPFISNEMSRHYARTYGSDTDKLLEGITSIEQLGQNFGHDFYERELRYLVDNEWVRTAEDALWRRTKQGMWLSPAQQEEVSRWLEQYLSTAVA from the coding sequence GTGGAAACCAAAGACCTGATTGTGATCGGAGGCGGTATTAATGGGGCTGGCATCGCGGTCGATGCGGCGGGCCGCGGACTTTCTGTATTGCTGCTCGAAGCAAAAGACTTTGCCTGCGCGACCTCCTCGGCAAGTTCGAAACTCATTCACGGTGGCTTACGTTATTTAGAGCATTACGAATTCCGTTTAGTGAGTGAAGCGTTAGCTGAGCGCGAAGTGTTATTAAAAATGGCACCGCAACTCGCCTTTCCTATGCGCTTTCGCTTACCCCACCAACCTCATCTTCGTCCCGCATGGATGATCCGTGTTGGCTTATTTATGTATGATCACTTGGGTAAACGTACCAGCTTAGCCGCCAGTAAAAGTCTTAAGTTTGGTTCACAGTCCGCGCTAAAACCCGACATTACTAGAGGCTTTGAATACTCAGATTGCTGGGTTGATGATGCGCGTATGGTCGTGGTCAACGCCCAAGAGGTGGTTGAAAAAGGCGGCGAAGTCCGTACTCGCACAAAAGTCACCCGTGCTTGGCGTGAAAAGGGGCTATGGCAGGTTGAAGCTGAAAATGTCGATACTGGCGAAGTATTACGTTGGCAAGCAAAGGGCCTAGTGAATGCGGCAGGCCCATGGGTCAAGGAAATCTTCGATAACCAGTTAGAAATCAAATCCCCTTATGGTATCCGCCTAATCAAAGGAAGCCACATTGTCGTGCCTAAAGCCCACGATGAGAAGCAAGCGTACATTCTTCAAAATGAAGATAATCGTATCGTTTTCGTTATTCCGTGGATGGATGAATTCTCGATTATCGGTACGACCGATGTGGAATATAAAGGCGACCCACTGGCCGTTAAGATTGACGAGAAAGAAACTGCATATCTACTCAAAGTCTATAACCAATATTTTAAACGCCAATTGGGTACTGAAGATATTGTCTGGAGCTATTCTGGCGTACGTCCGCTATGCGATGATGAATCAGACTCACCTCAAGCAATAACCCGTGACTACACCTTAGATGTGCACGATGAGCAAGGCAGTGCGCCACTACTTTCTGTATTTGGTGGAAAGCTAACAACTTATCGTAAACTCGCTGAGCATGCTTTAGAGAAGCTAACTAAATATTATCCTAATATTGGGCCAGCTTGGACAAAAGAGTGCGTATTACCGGGTGGCCACTTTACGGGGACACGCGAGGCATTTACCCAAAACCTGCGTAAGCGTTACCCTTTCATCAGTAATGAGATGTCCCGTCACTACGCACGAACCTATGGTAGCGATACGGATAAGTTACTTGAGGGGATCACCAGTATTGAACAATTGGGACAAAACTTCGGTCACGATTTTTATGAAAGAGAGCTGCGTTACCTCGTCGATAACGAATGGGTTCGTACGGCTGAAGATGCCCTATGGCGTAGAACCAAGCAAGGTATGTGGCTTTCACCTGCACAGCAAGAAGAAGTGTCCCGTTGGTTAGAACAGTATCTTTCTACAGCTGTCGCATAG
- the glpE gene encoding thiosulfate sulfurtransferase GlpE, whose product MDTYECIDVLAAEKVLQEGARLVDIRDPQSFEKAHIRGAFHLTNGSLNQFVEESDYDQPVLVLCYHGNSSKGAAQYLINQGFDQVYSVDGGFDAWYARFPDQVIKESESS is encoded by the coding sequence ATGGATACTTACGAATGCATTGATGTACTGGCCGCAGAAAAGGTCTTACAAGAAGGGGCGCGTCTGGTTGATATTCGTGATCCTCAAAGTTTTGAAAAAGCTCATATTCGTGGGGCATTTCATTTAACGAACGGTTCGTTAAATCAATTTGTTGAAGAGAGTGACTATGACCAACCGGTGTTAGTGCTCTGTTATCACGGTAATAGCAGCAAAGGTGCGGCACAGTACTTGATCAATCAAGGCTTTGACCAAGTATATAGTGTTGATGGCGGGTTTGATGCATGGTATGCACGTTTCCCGGACCAAGTGATCAAAGAGAGCGAATCCTCATAA
- the glpG gene encoding rhomboid family intramembrane serine protease GlpG has protein sequence MLRVTEFTNPRMAHAFVDYMATQGIQLQIEQQQNYVLFLEDEQRIDEVNAALQQFIRDPSNPRYLAASWQSGRAGTRLGYPKAELWRNIKERAGPLTLTVMALVVIAYLLLMFVGEQPVFSWLSWPASTEQGLQVWRWVSHIFIHFSLLQIVFNLMWWWYLGGVIEKRLGSGKLFVITVISALLSGWMQAKFSGIWFGGLSGVVYALMGYSWLRGERDPDSGIYLERGLIVFALLWLAAGYYGVFGNPMSNMAYIVGLVIGLAMAFVDSQAALKKRK, from the coding sequence ATGCTTCGAGTCACCGAATTCACCAACCCGCGTATGGCCCATGCATTTGTTGATTACATGGCTACGCAGGGTATTCAATTACAGATTGAACAGCAGCAAAATTACGTTCTATTCCTTGAGGACGAGCAAAGAATAGATGAGGTTAATGCGGCTTTACAGCAATTCATCCGCGATCCCTCTAACCCTCGTTACCTGGCGGCAAGTTGGCAGAGCGGCCGTGCAGGGACTCGGCTTGGTTACCCCAAGGCAGAGTTATGGCGCAATATTAAGGAACGTGCTGGGCCGCTGACCCTAACCGTCATGGCTTTAGTTGTCATTGCCTACTTATTACTGATGTTTGTCGGGGAACAGCCCGTTTTTTCCTGGCTAAGCTGGCCTGCTTCTACGGAGCAAGGACTACAAGTGTGGCGTTGGGTTAGCCATATCTTTATCCACTTTAGTCTGCTGCAAATTGTTTTTAATTTGATGTGGTGGTGGTATTTAGGTGGTGTTATTGAGAAGCGTTTGGGGAGTGGTAAGTTATTCGTCATCACCGTTATCTCAGCCTTACTATCCGGATGGATGCAGGCTAAATTCAGTGGTATTTGGTTTGGAGGCCTCTCAGGGGTCGTTTATGCCCTAATGGGGTATAGCTGGTTACGCGGTGAGCGTGATCCTGACAGTGGCATCTATCTCGAACGTGGTCTGATCGTCTTTGCTCTGTTGTGGCTAGCCGCCGGTTATTACGGTGTCTTCGGTAATCCAATGAGTAATATGGCTTACATTGTTGGACTAGTCATTGGGTTGGCGATGGCTTTCGTTGATAGCCAAGCCGCGCTAAAAAAGCGTAAGTGA
- a CDS encoding DeoR/GlpR family transcriptional regulator — translation MKQTQRHDAIVELVKRQGYVSTEELVEFFSVTPQTIRRDLNELAEQNLIQRHHGGAALPSSAENTDWNDRKMMHSNAKTRIAEKVAQQIPDGSTLFIDIGTTPEAVAHALMGHHNLQIVTNNLNVAQLMMAKTDFRVIIAGGTVRATDGGIIGEATMDFISQFRLDFGVIGISGIDEAGTMLEFDYHEVRTKRAIIENSRCVMLVTDGSKFGRKAMVSLGGMEMLDSLFTDKLPPEPILHLLSQHAVKLEIC, via the coding sequence ATGAAACAGACGCAGAGACATGACGCTATTGTAGAACTGGTGAAACGTCAGGGATATGTCAGCACCGAAGAGTTAGTAGAGTTTTTTTCAGTGACTCCCCAAACTATCCGGCGGGATCTCAACGAGTTAGCGGAGCAAAATTTGATTCAGCGCCATCATGGTGGGGCGGCGCTTCCTTCAAGCGCCGAAAATACGGATTGGAATGATCGTAAGATGATGCATTCCAACGCGAAAACTCGTATTGCAGAGAAAGTTGCCCAGCAAATACCGGATGGATCGACTCTCTTTATCGATATTGGGACGACTCCAGAAGCGGTGGCCCACGCATTAATGGGCCATCATAATCTACAAATCGTGACGAATAACCTCAACGTTGCCCAATTGATGATGGCGAAGACGGACTTCCGCGTCATTATTGCCGGAGGGACGGTACGTGCTACTGACGGTGGGATTATTGGCGAAGCGACAATGGATTTTATTTCGCAGTTTCGACTCGATTTTGGCGTAATTGGTATCAGTGGAATTGATGAAGCCGGGACGATGTTAGAGTTCGACTACCACGAAGTAAGAACTAAGCGTGCGATCATTGAGAACTCGCGTTGCGTTATGTTGGTCACTGATGGCTCTAAGTTTGGACGCAAGGCAATGGTTAGTTTGGGGGGGATGGAAATGTTGGATTCACTCTTTACTGACAAATTACCGCCAGAACCTATTTTGCATCTCCTATCTCAGCACGCAGTTAAGTTGGAGATCTGTTGA